A stretch of Deltaproteobacteria bacterium DNA encodes these proteins:
- a CDS encoding YicC family protein produces MRSMTGFGRASFEVGGAMFAVEVRSVNQRNLDLAVRLPRNLSALEPEVRKVLSARFSRGKVELSVAPALGAPRAELEVDRALVQKYLALSRELSRESGVIDRVSVAELLAMPGVVRAVEAQAREEDAASPLLDAAGRAADAALAMRAAEGAALARELAARLANVRALTSELGARAGEVQRAVREKLRVRAEQLRAETGLLDEARLYHEVALAAERLDVAEELARLASHADQVESALASDEPVGRRLDFLTQELVREANTLGAKAGDAPLAQRVVDLKTEIDRIREQVQNVE; encoded by the coding sequence ATGAGGTCCATGACCGGTTTCGGGCGCGCTTCGTTTGAGGTGGGCGGGGCGATGTTTGCGGTCGAGGTGCGTTCGGTGAATCAGCGCAATCTCGATCTCGCCGTGCGGCTGCCGCGGAATCTCTCGGCGCTCGAGCCTGAGGTGCGGAAGGTGCTGTCGGCGCGGTTCTCGCGCGGGAAGGTGGAGCTGAGCGTGGCGCCGGCGCTGGGCGCGCCGCGTGCGGAGCTCGAGGTGGATCGCGCGCTCGTGCAGAAGTACCTCGCGCTCTCGCGTGAGCTGTCGCGCGAATCGGGCGTGATCGATCGCGTGTCGGTGGCGGAGCTGCTCGCGATGCCGGGAGTCGTGCGCGCGGTGGAAGCGCAGGCGCGCGAGGAGGATGCGGCGAGCCCGCTGCTCGACGCGGCCGGGCGCGCAGCCGATGCAGCGCTCGCGATGCGCGCGGCCGAGGGTGCAGCGCTCGCGCGCGAGCTCGCGGCGCGGCTCGCGAACGTGCGCGCTTTGACGAGCGAGCTCGGCGCGCGGGCGGGCGAGGTGCAGCGCGCGGTGAGGGAGAAGCTGCGAGTGCGCGCGGAGCAGCTGCGCGCCGAGACGGGCCTGCTCGACGAAGCGCGGCTCTACCACGAGGTGGCGCTCGCGGCCGAGCGGCTGGACGTCGCGGAGGAGCTCGCACGGCTCGCGAGCCATGCGGATCAAGTCGAGTCGGCCCTCGCGAGCGACGAACCGGTGGGGCGCCGCCTCGATTTCCTCACGCAGGAGCTCGTGCGCGAGGCGAACACGCTCGGCGCGAAGGCTGGCGACGCGCCGCTCGCGCAGCGCGTGGTCGACCTCAAGACCGAGATCGATCGCATCCGCGAGCAAGTGCAGAACGTCGAGTAG
- the lpxK gene encoding tetraacyldisaccharide 4'-kinase, translated as MKRPGWFDAREPSLGEQLALAPLTALSWCYGAGAALHRSAYARGFAEQTRLACKVVSVGSLVVGGSGKTPLAAWIAAQLHARGRRVTLASRGYGGTPRERVHVASDGARALEPASVVGDEALLLARLAPGVPVLVARARALAGQRAIEEFRADVLVLDDAFQHHALARDVDLVAFSAHGFGSAAVLPRGPLREPLAALSRAHAVLAPRLRARDEALLARYAPKAARFAVQREPRELRALDGARASEPPAWLAGREVGVLSALAHPRALRESAELLGARVVAERVFADHHRYEERDVAGLAHDAPLWVTSEKDAVKLDPARLRGADLRVLAEDVAAAKHEVFLAWLETRL; from the coding sequence ATGAAGCGCCCCGGCTGGTTCGACGCGCGCGAGCCTTCGCTCGGGGAGCAACTCGCGCTCGCTCCGCTCACGGCCCTGTCGTGGTGTTACGGAGCCGGGGCGGCGCTGCATCGCTCGGCGTACGCACGCGGCTTTGCCGAGCAGACGCGCCTCGCGTGCAAGGTCGTGAGCGTGGGCAGCCTCGTCGTGGGGGGCAGCGGGAAGACGCCACTCGCGGCCTGGATCGCCGCGCAGCTGCACGCGCGCGGTCGCCGCGTCACGCTCGCGAGCCGCGGCTACGGCGGCACGCCGCGCGAGCGCGTGCACGTCGCGAGCGACGGCGCGCGCGCGCTCGAGCCCGCGAGCGTCGTCGGCGACGAGGCGCTGCTGCTCGCGCGGCTCGCACCGGGTGTGCCCGTCCTCGTCGCCCGCGCACGCGCGCTCGCAGGTCAGCGCGCGATCGAGGAGTTTCGCGCCGACGTGCTCGTGCTCGACGACGCCTTCCAGCACCACGCGCTCGCGCGCGACGTCGATCTCGTCGCGTTTTCGGCGCACGGCTTCGGCAGCGCGGCCGTGCTGCCGCGCGGCCCGCTGCGCGAGCCGCTCGCGGCGCTCTCGCGCGCGCACGCCGTGCTCGCGCCGCGGCTTCGCGCGCGCGACGAAGCGTTGCTCGCGCGTTACGCGCCGAAAGCCGCGCGCTTCGCGGTGCAGCGCGAACCGCGCGAGCTGCGCGCGCTGGACGGCGCGCGCGCGAGCGAGCCGCCCGCGTGGCTGGCAGGCCGCGAGGTGGGCGTGCTCTCCGCGCTCGCGCACCCGCGTGCGCTGCGCGAGAGCGCCGAGCTGTTAGGTGCGCGCGTCGTCGCCGAGCGCGTGTTCGCCGATCACCACCGCTACGAGGAGCGCGATGTCGCGGGCCTCGCGCATGACGCGCCGCTCTGGGTCACGAGCGAGAAGGACGCGGTGAAGCTCGATCCCGCCCGGCTGCGCGGCGCCGACCTGCGCGTGCTCGCCGAAGACGTCGCGGCCGCGAAGCACGAGGTGTTCCTCGCGTGGCTGGAGACGCGGCTCTAG
- a CDS encoding 3-deoxy-D-manno-octulosonic acid transferase, producing the protein MNALTHAGAALSALALAPPLALACSLRPAWRTGMSERLGAHPARGRAIWIHGASVGEARVGARIARALAQRGEAAAASATTLAGRAQWRALAPDAVAGLAPLDHPWCAERALARVGPELLVLVETELWPSWIARAHARGVRVALVSARISERSFPRYRRARFLLARTLARIDAIGARSERDAERFAALGAEPSRVSVTGDLKLEPDPAPALIAPDLAARLGDVPLIVAGSTHAGEEEAALAALAATEAAGLRAALVLAPRDVARAGEVLALARGRRVRTRSAGEGAPLRAGEVLVLDTLGELAALWARADVAFVGGSLAPGPGGHNLLEPAQHGRLVLHGPHVANAREAAELLGACGGAERVLDAADLARAVVGALRDPARASARGAAGRAATLANRGALERTLALLDRVRGAA; encoded by the coding sequence GTGAACGCGCTCACCCACGCTGGCGCCGCACTCAGCGCGCTCGCGCTCGCGCCGCCGCTCGCGCTGGCGTGCTCGTTGCGGCCCGCCTGGCGCACCGGCATGTCGGAGCGCCTCGGCGCGCATCCCGCGCGCGGGCGAGCGATCTGGATTCACGGCGCGAGCGTGGGCGAGGCGCGCGTCGGCGCGCGCATCGCACGCGCTCTGGCGCAGCGCGGCGAGGCCGCGGCGGCGTCCGCGACGACGCTCGCCGGCCGCGCGCAATGGCGCGCACTCGCGCCTGACGCCGTCGCGGGCCTCGCGCCGCTCGATCATCCGTGGTGCGCCGAGCGCGCGCTCGCGCGGGTCGGTCCCGAGCTGCTCGTGCTCGTCGAGACGGAGCTGTGGCCGAGCTGGATCGCGCGCGCACACGCGCGCGGCGTGCGTGTGGCGCTCGTGTCGGCGCGCATCTCGGAGCGCAGCTTTCCGCGCTACCGCCGCGCGCGTTTTCTCCTCGCGCGCACGCTCGCGCGCATCGACGCGATCGGCGCGCGCAGCGAGCGCGATGCCGAGCGCTTCGCCGCGCTCGGCGCCGAGCCTTCCCGAGTGTCCGTGACGGGTGACCTCAAGCTCGAGCCCGATCCGGCGCCCGCGCTGATCGCGCCCGACCTCGCGGCGCGGCTCGGCGACGTGCCGCTGATCGTAGCGGGCAGCACACACGCGGGCGAAGAGGAAGCCGCGCTCGCCGCGCTCGCCGCCACGGAGGCAGCGGGCCTGCGCGCCGCGCTCGTGCTCGCCCCGCGCGACGTCGCGCGCGCGGGCGAAGTGCTCGCGCTCGCGCGCGGCCGGCGCGTTCGCACGCGCAGCGCGGGCGAAGGTGCGCCGCTGCGCGCGGGCGAAGTGCTCGTGCTCGACACGCTCGGCGAGCTCGCGGCGCTGTGGGCGCGCGCCGACGTCGCGTTCGTGGGCGGCTCTCTCGCGCCGGGCCCGGGTGGGCACAACCTGCTGGAGCCCGCGCAGCACGGGCGCCTCGTGCTGCACGGCCCGCACGTCGCGAACGCGCGCGAGGCGGCAGAGCTGTTAGGGGCCTGCGGCGGAGCCGAGCGCGTGCTCGACGCCGCCGATCTCGCGCGCGCCGTGGTGGGCGCGCTGCGCGATCCCGCGCGCGCGAGCGCGCGGGGCGCCGCCGGCCGCGCTGCGACCCTCGCGAACCGCGGCGCGCTCGAGCGCACGCTCGCGCTGCTCGATCGCGTGCGCGGCGCAGCATGA
- a CDS encoding ABC transporter ATP-binding protein gives MEAREQRRPFLRLLRYAKPYWLVLLGAIGCAAVFAGAQTGRIVILAPFIDDIMIPGANATLDLDEVLGALRSGALPDRPAGPDLSEAEKIDLLERVRAFAPSLLLALALTVVVPIAHFGQEFASQYLLGRILVDLQRDLCAKLLALPLGFHQQTPRGETLSRILNDTNRAHFALDQFFVEIVQSAVMLAITVCVLFFVSWQLTLAVAAAAPLLALVIAHFGARIRKRAERRQEAQADITQRLMEILAGIKIVKAFKAQEGEALGFGVENLKYFRRNLKVVKNRSLARAAVELLSNLIGVFILLVGVAALLAGLWQLTLGTLIPFVLLTARAYRPMRDLSRAWTRLQEAVPSAARFFDVLDQTEETPDAPGATALPGVRRGITLRDVSFSYGREPVLRNISVDVRAGEMVAIVGKTGSGKTTLADLLLRLYDPNEGAIEVDGVDLRTIQRGSWLDHVAVVTQDPFLFSGTIRENILYGRPTASEAELLAAARAANVDEFVAKFEAGYDTDVGDAGTALSGGQRQRITIARAILKKPDVLIFDEAMSALDTVSEKLVQRAIDSLLEGRTTFVIAHRLSTVRHADKIIVLRDGQIVELGAHDELMARGGAYADLMRAQEFAA, from the coding sequence TTGGAAGCTCGCGAACAGCGGCGCCCGTTCCTGCGCTTGCTCCGCTATGCGAAGCCCTACTGGCTCGTACTGCTCGGCGCGATCGGGTGCGCCGCCGTCTTCGCGGGAGCGCAGACGGGTCGCATCGTGATCCTCGCGCCGTTCATCGACGACATCATGATCCCGGGCGCGAACGCCACCCTGGATCTCGACGAAGTGCTGGGCGCGCTGCGTTCGGGCGCCCTTCCCGATCGCCCGGCGGGACCCGACCTCAGCGAGGCGGAGAAGATCGATCTGCTCGAGCGCGTCCGCGCATTCGCACCATCCCTGCTGCTCGCGCTGGCGCTGACCGTCGTCGTCCCCATCGCGCACTTCGGCCAAGAGTTCGCCTCGCAGTATCTGTTGGGGCGGATCCTGGTCGACCTCCAGCGCGACCTGTGCGCGAAGCTGCTCGCGCTTCCGCTCGGCTTCCATCAGCAGACGCCGCGCGGCGAGACGCTCTCGCGCATCCTGAACGACACGAACCGTGCGCACTTCGCGCTCGACCAGTTCTTCGTCGAGATCGTGCAGTCGGCCGTGATGCTCGCGATCACCGTGTGCGTGCTGTTTTTCGTGTCCTGGCAGCTCACGCTCGCGGTCGCCGCGGCGGCTCCGCTGCTCGCGCTCGTGATCGCGCACTTCGGCGCCCGCATCCGCAAGCGGGCCGAGCGGCGCCAAGAGGCGCAGGCCGACATCACGCAGCGCCTGATGGAGATTCTCGCCGGCATCAAGATCGTGAAGGCGTTCAAGGCACAGGAAGGCGAGGCGCTCGGCTTCGGCGTCGAGAACCTGAAGTACTTCCGGCGCAACCTGAAAGTGGTGAAGAACCGCTCGCTCGCACGCGCCGCGGTCGAGCTGCTTTCGAACCTGATCGGCGTGTTCATCCTGCTCGTGGGCGTGGCGGCACTGCTCGCGGGGCTGTGGCAGCTCACGCTCGGCACCCTCATCCCGTTCGTGCTGTTGACGGCGCGCGCCTATCGCCCGATGCGCGACCTGTCGCGCGCATGGACGCGCCTCCAGGAGGCGGTGCCTTCCGCCGCGCGCTTCTTCGACGTGCTCGACCAGACGGAAGAGACGCCTGACGCGCCGGGCGCCACCGCACTGCCCGGCGTGCGGCGCGGGATCACGCTGCGCGACGTGTCGTTCAGCTACGGCCGCGAGCCGGTGTTGCGCAACATCTCGGTCGACGTGAGAGCGGGCGAGATGGTCGCGATCGTCGGCAAGACCGGCAGCGGCAAGACCACGCTCGCCGACTTGTTACTGCGGCTCTACGACCCGAACGAAGGCGCGATCGAGGTCGATGGCGTCGACCTGCGCACGATCCAGCGCGGCTCGTGGCTCGATCACGTCGCCGTCGTCACGCAAGATCCGTTCCTGTTCAGCGGCACGATCCGCGAGAACATCCTCTACGGCCGGCCCACCGCGAGCGAAGCCGAGCTGCTCGCGGCTGCGCGCGCTGCCAACGTCGACGAGTTCGTCGCGAAGTTCGAGGCGGGTTACGACACCGATGTGGGCGACGCCGGAACCGCGCTCAGCGGCGGCCAGCGCCAACGCATCACGATCGCGCGCGCGATCTTGAAGAAGCCCGACGTGCTGATCTTCGACGAAGCGATGAGCGCTCTCGACACCGTGAGCGAGAAGCTCGTACAACGGGCGATCGACTCCCTGCTCGAAGGCCGCACCACCTTCGTGATCGCGCACCGCCTCAGCACGGTGCGCCATGCGGACAAGATCATCGTGCTGCGCGACGGCCAGATCGTGGAGCTCGGCGCTCACGACGAGCTGATGGCGCGCGGCGGCGCCTACGCCGACCTGATGCGCGCACAGGAGTTCGCGGCGTAA
- a CDS encoding bifunctional (p)ppGpp synthetase/guanosine-3',5'-bis(diphosphate) 3'-pyrophosphohydrolase, whose product MLRFNDIADRVLEYAPESDLELLQRAYVFTAKVHKDQKRHSGEPYLIHPIEVAGILVDMRMDAVTIAAGLLHDTVEDTLATLDEIKQLFGEEVAYLVDGLTKIAKVEFTSVRERQAENFRKMLVAMSKDIRILLIKLVDRLHNMRTVSFLAEDKARRVAQETLDIYVPLAHRLGIYWMKRELEEHAFKTLHADAAAELERVVTARKVEREGYVAEVRAILQAKLDAAGLAADVAGRVKELSSIHAKMEKQGVKLEKIYDVIAFRIILDADHGAVYHALGLVHAIWPPVPGRFKDYVALPKPNGYQSLHTTVIGPYGERMEVQIRTRAMHELAELGIAAHWRYKGASGDARDDQKFVWLRQLLERQGELADPHEFLDVVKVDLFPDEVFVFTPKGDVFNLPTGSTAIDFAYAVHSQVGDRCTGARVNGMQRPLHYELASGDTVEILTSAQQRPKKDWLEFAISGKARSRIRHAVREEENARAREIGRGVLDKALRRAGISLARTLEDGKLDDLAAKHAKGVVEDLFAAIHYGRVDAGDVVKHLRPDWRGEEAAPETAPAADTVSRLRSVFGRKEKPTGTGIRVNGHSDVLVRMAQCCSPIPGDEIVGFVTIGRGVTVHTRDCREAYALDPSRKIEVEWDMDAGVPRQVSVRVRTRDEQGLLAKLTKVIAAASVNIGGAQVTTHDDRTATHAFDLWVTDAGALAALMKELAKVKGVTSVERVRS is encoded by the coding sequence GTGCTGCGCTTCAACGACATCGCGGATCGCGTGCTCGAATACGCGCCCGAGTCCGACCTCGAGTTGCTGCAGCGCGCCTACGTCTTCACCGCAAAGGTGCACAAGGACCAGAAGCGCCACTCCGGCGAGCCCTACCTGATTCATCCCATCGAGGTCGCCGGCATTCTCGTCGACATGCGCATGGACGCGGTGACGATCGCCGCGGGCCTGCTGCACGACACGGTCGAGGACACCCTCGCCACGCTCGACGAGATCAAGCAGCTGTTCGGCGAGGAAGTCGCGTACCTCGTCGATGGCCTCACCAAGATCGCGAAGGTCGAGTTCACCTCGGTCCGCGAACGCCAGGCCGAGAATTTCCGCAAGATGCTCGTCGCGATGTCGAAGGACATCCGCATCCTGCTGATCAAGCTCGTCGACCGCTTGCACAACATGCGCACGGTGAGCTTTCTCGCCGAGGACAAGGCGCGCCGCGTCGCCCAGGAGACGCTCGACATCTACGTGCCGCTGGCGCACCGCCTCGGCATCTACTGGATGAAGCGCGAGCTGGAGGAGCACGCCTTCAAGACGCTGCACGCCGATGCCGCCGCCGAGCTCGAGCGAGTCGTTACGGCGCGCAAGGTCGAGCGCGAAGGCTACGTCGCCGAGGTGAGGGCGATCCTGCAGGCGAAGCTCGATGCCGCGGGCCTCGCGGCCGACGTCGCCGGACGCGTGAAAGAGCTCTCCTCGATTCACGCGAAGATGGAGAAGCAGGGCGTCAAGCTCGAGAAGATCTACGACGTGATCGCATTCCGGATCATCCTGGATGCGGACCACGGCGCCGTCTACCACGCGCTCGGCCTCGTCCACGCGATCTGGCCGCCGGTGCCCGGGCGCTTCAAGGACTACGTCGCGCTGCCGAAGCCGAACGGATACCAATCGCTGCACACCACGGTGATCGGCCCCTACGGCGAGCGCATGGAGGTGCAGATCCGCACGCGGGCGATGCACGAGCTCGCGGAGCTCGGGATCGCGGCGCACTGGCGCTACAAGGGCGCGAGCGGCGACGCGCGCGACGACCAGAAGTTCGTGTGGCTGCGCCAGTTGTTAGAGCGCCAGGGCGAGCTCGCCGATCCGCACGAGTTCCTCGACGTGGTGAAGGTCGACCTCTTCCCCGACGAAGTGTTCGTGTTCACGCCGAAGGGCGACGTGTTCAATCTGCCGACGGGCTCGACCGCGATCGACTTCGCCTACGCCGTGCACAGCCAGGTCGGCGATCGCTGCACCGGCGCGCGCGTGAACGGCATGCAGCGACCGCTCCACTACGAGCTCGCGAGCGGCGACACGGTGGAAATTCTCACGAGCGCGCAGCAGCGCCCGAAGAAGGACTGGCTCGAGTTCGCGATCTCGGGCAAGGCGCGCAGCCGCATTCGCCACGCCGTGCGCGAGGAAGAGAACGCGCGCGCTCGCGAGATCGGCCGCGGCGTGCTCGACAAGGCGCTGCGCCGCGCGGGCATCTCGCTCGCGCGCACGCTCGAAGACGGGAAGCTGGACGATCTCGCGGCGAAGCACGCCAAGGGCGTGGTCGAGGACTTGTTCGCGGCGATTCACTACGGGCGCGTCGACGCGGGCGACGTCGTGAAGCACCTGCGGCCCGACTGGCGCGGCGAAGAGGCGGCGCCCGAGACGGCGCCCGCGGCCGACACCGTGAGCCGGCTGCGCTCCGTGTTCGGTCGCAAAGAGAAGCCGACCGGCACCGGCATCCGCGTGAACGGGCACAGCGACGTGCTCGTGCGCATGGCGCAGTGTTGCTCGCCGATTCCCGGCGACGAGATCGTCGGCTTCGTCACGATCGGCCGCGGCGTCACCGTGCACACGCGCGATTGCCGCGAGGCCTATGCGCTCGACCCGAGCCGCAAGATCGAGGTCGAGTGGGACATGGATGCGGGCGTGCCGCGCCAGGTGAGCGTGCGCGTGCGCACGCGCGACGAGCAGGGCCTGCTCGCGAAGCTCACCAAGGTGATCGCCGCCGCGAGCGTGAACATCGGCGGCGCGCAGGTGACGACGCACGACGACCGCACCGCCACGCATGCGTTCGACCTGTGGGTGACCGACGCGGGCGCGCTCGCTGCGCTGATGAAGGAGCTCGCGAAGGTGAAGGGCGTGACGTCGGTGGAGCGCGTTCGGAGCTGA
- the gmk gene encoding guanylate kinase yields MTRAGIPFVVSAPSGTGKTTVCRRVVAEDGGVEFSISHTTRAMRAGEVNGRDYFFTSRPEFERLVAAGEFVEWAEYAGNLYGTSFGSLDAPLAQGRDLLLEVEVQGARQLRARRREARFIFLLPPSRAELERRLRGRGTDSPEAIARRLAAVEDELRAVSIFDYAVVNADIEDAVCAVRDIIEAERRGDTASTKQRWARDVTLARIAHVLPIPS; encoded by the coding sequence GTGACGCGCGCCGGAATTCCGTTCGTGGTGTCGGCGCCGTCGGGCACGGGCAAGACCACGGTGTGCCGCCGCGTCGTCGCCGAAGACGGCGGCGTCGAGTTCTCGATCTCGCACACCACGCGCGCCATGCGCGCCGGCGAGGTGAACGGCCGCGACTACTTCTTCACCTCGCGCCCCGAGTTCGAGCGCCTCGTCGCCGCCGGCGAGTTCGTCGAGTGGGCCGAGTACGCCGGCAACCTCTACGGCACGAGCTTCGGCTCCCTCGACGCGCCGCTCGCGCAGGGCCGCGACTTGTTGCTGGAAGTGGAAGTGCAGGGCGCCCGCCAGCTGCGCGCGCGCCGCCGCGAAGCGCGCTTCATCTTCCTGCTCCCGCCCTCGCGCGCCGAGCTCGAGCGCCGCCTGCGCGGCCGCGGCACCGACTCGCCCGAAGCCATCGCCCGCCGCCTCGCCGCCGTCGAAGACGAGCTGCGCGCCGTGAGCATCTTCGACTACGCCGTCGTCAACGCCGACATCGAAGACGCCGTGTGCGCCGTACGCGACATCATCGAAGCCGAACGCCGCGGCGACACCGCGAGCACCAAGCAACGCTGGGCCCGTGACGTGACGCTCGCGCGCATCGCGCACGTACTGCCGATCCCGTCCTAA
- a CDS encoding phosphoribosylformylglycinamidine cyclo-ligase gives MPKKTPAPSNTAPAYAQAGVDLDRDEGFIDDIKDIARATHRAEVLSGIGGFAGLFKTPERYKDPILVASTDGVGTKLKLAAQLGNFGTIGIDCVAMVVNDIVVNGAEPLVFLDYLAMGELDPALGAEALRGVAEGCRRAGCALLGGETASMPGFYPKGELELVGFGVGVVERDKVIDGSSISHGDVVIGLASSGVHSNGYTLVRAVVDAGIAAGKFDLRDVPPDLNTSLAAALLAPTRIYVKPVLNVARDFQVNGIVHITGGGFDGNIPRILPKGVRARIDLSSWPRPAIFSFLQKHGEISEDEMRRVFNLGLGMILVVRRDQANDVIDRFAALGERAYRVGVIEKKAEGEAGVLFEGAPARGK, from the coding sequence GTGCCGAAGAAAACCCCCGCTCCGTCGAACACCGCTCCCGCCTACGCGCAAGCCGGCGTCGACCTCGATCGCGACGAAGGCTTCATCGACGACATCAAGGACATCGCTCGCGCGACGCACCGCGCCGAAGTCCTGAGCGGGATCGGCGGCTTCGCCGGCCTCTTCAAGACGCCCGAGCGCTACAAGGATCCGATCCTCGTGGCGAGCACGGACGGCGTCGGCACGAAGCTGAAGCTCGCCGCGCAGCTCGGGAACTTCGGCACGATCGGCATCGATTGCGTCGCGATGGTGGTGAACGACATCGTCGTGAACGGCGCCGAGCCGCTCGTGTTCCTCGACTACCTCGCCATGGGCGAGCTCGATCCCGCGCTCGGCGCCGAAGCGCTGCGCGGCGTCGCCGAAGGCTGCCGCCGCGCGGGCTGCGCCCTCCTCGGCGGCGAGACCGCGAGCATGCCCGGCTTCTACCCGAAGGGTGAGCTGGAGCTGGTCGGCTTCGGCGTCGGCGTCGTCGAGCGCGACAAGGTCATCGACGGCTCGTCGATCTCGCACGGCGACGTCGTGATCGGCCTCGCCTCCTCGGGCGTGCACAGCAACGGCTATACGCTCGTGCGTGCGGTCGTCGACGCCGGCATCGCCGCAGGCAAGTTCGATCTGCGCGATGTACCGCCGGACCTCAACACCTCGCTCGCCGCCGCGCTGCTCGCGCCGACGCGCATCTACGTGAAGCCCGTGCTGAACGTCGCGCGCGACTTCCAGGTGAACGGCATCGTGCACATCACCGGCGGCGGCTTCGACGGCAACATCCCGCGCATCCTGCCGAAGGGCGTGCGCGCGCGGATCGATCTCTCGAGCTGGCCGCGCCCCGCGATCTTCTCGTTCCTGCAGAAGCACGGCGAGATCTCCGAGGACGAGATGCGCCGCGTGTTCAACCTCGGCCTCGGCATGATCCTCGTCGTGCGGCGCGACCAGGCGAACGACGTGATCGACCGCTTCGCCGCGCTCGGCGAACGCGCGTACCGCGTAGGCGTGATCGAGAAGAAGGCCGAAGGCGAAGCGGGCGTGCTGTTCGAGGGCGCGCCGGCGCGAGGCAAATGA
- a CDS encoding LptF/LptG family permease, whose amino-acid sequence MLVARPIAAYAAIGFVAFGGVFVLQNLLRQLEDLLGLGVKVVDALALFGTVALFLAGYVLPIALLFGVLAALGQLAASNEVKALRAHGVSLAQLAAPVFALALAVSFATWRLLGDEEPEARRRLVEIAANVAGRGGLIQPGELSPLDRDGARLVLVDGRDANGRLSGVFISDRTDPARPFVVTAREGEFGLDAQTRTAHLRLREGEIQLESPQVDRARTQRIAFHGLDYAFDVDTVKALSKQLRPREMSERELRDALAHVARTGASPPGTKRASAAEYEIQLHRRLALPLAPLVLAALAIPLALGQARAGRSRGALLCALTTVAYYVALSGAEYLAKKSLAPAALALWLPNALFGAAALALLWRARRGDA is encoded by the coding sequence TTGCTAGTCGCGCGCCCGATCGCCGCCTACGCGGCGATCGGCTTTGTCGCCTTCGGCGGCGTCTTCGTGCTGCAGAACCTGCTGCGCCAGCTCGAGGACTTGTTGGGACTCGGAGTGAAGGTCGTGGACGCGCTGGCGTTGTTCGGCACCGTCGCGCTGTTTCTCGCGGGCTACGTGCTGCCGATCGCACTGCTGTTCGGCGTACTCGCTGCGCTCGGGCAGCTCGCCGCCAGCAACGAGGTGAAGGCGCTGCGCGCGCACGGCGTCTCGCTCGCGCAGCTCGCGGCGCCGGTGTTCGCTCTCGCGCTCGCGGTGAGCTTCGCGACGTGGCGGCTGCTCGGCGACGAGGAGCCGGAGGCGCGCAGGCGGCTCGTCGAGATCGCCGCAAACGTGGCCGGCCGCGGCGGTTTGATTCAGCCCGGCGAGCTGAGCCCGCTCGACCGCGACGGCGCGCGGCTCGTGCTGGTCGACGGGCGCGATGCGAATGGCCGGCTCAGCGGCGTCTTCATCTCGGATCGCACGGACCCCGCGCGCCCGTTCGTCGTGACCGCGCGCGAGGGTGAGTTCGGACTCGATGCGCAGACGCGAACGGCGCACCTGCGCCTGCGCGAGGGCGAGATCCAGCTCGAGAGTCCGCAGGTGGATCGCGCACGCACCCAGCGCATCGCATTCCACGGCCTCGACTATGCCTTCGACGTGGACACGGTAAAGGCGCTCTCGAAGCAGCTGCGACCACGCGAGATGAGCGAGCGCGAGCTGCGCGACGCGCTCGCGCACGTGGCGCGCACGGGCGCGTCACCGCCCGGCACGAAGCGCGCGAGCGCGGCGGAGTACGAGATTCAGCTGCACCGGCGCCTCGCCCTTCCGCTCGCGCCGCTCGTGCTCGCCGCGCTCGCGATTCCGCTCGCGCTCGGGCAAGCGCGCGCGGGCCGCTCGCGCGGCGCGCTGCTCTGCGCGCTCACGACGGTGGCCTACTACGTCGCGCTCTCGGGCGCCGAGTACCTCGCGAAGAAGTCCCTCGCGCCGGCGGCGCTCGCGCTGTGGCTGCCGAACGCGCTGTTCGGCGCGGCGGCGCTCGCGCTGCTGTGGCGCGCGCGCCGAGGGGATGCGTGA
- a CDS encoding DUF370 domain-containing protein yields MTDGKEQKLLNVGYGNVVVRQRVVAVVSSQSAASRRLRDDAEQRGRLVDATQGRRTRSILVMDSGHVVMSAVNPETVSARLESGEEGLV; encoded by the coding sequence GTGACGGACGGCAAGGAGCAGAAACTTCTCAACGTCGGCTACGGCAACGTGGTCGTGCGCCAGCGCGTCGTCGCCGTCGTGTCCTCGCAGTCGGCCGCGAGCCGTCGCTTGCGCGACGACGCGGAGCAGCGCGGCCGGCTCGTCGACGCGACGCAAGGGCGGCGCACGCGCTCGATCCTCGTGATGGACAGCGGCCACGTCGTGATGTCGGCGGTGAACCCCGAGACCGTCTCCGCGCGGCTCGAGAGCGGCGAAGAGGGCCTCGTGTGA